The Bacteroidia bacterium genomic interval GAGTCTTCCCATTATGCACAGCGATTGTATGCCCTACAAAGTCCGGAGAGATCATGGATCTTCGCGCCCAGGTTTTGATCAGACGCTTGTTCCCTGAGTCATTCATCTTCAGGACTTTCCTTTCGAGTTTGGGATCAATAAAAGGTCCCTTTTTTAGTGATCTGGCCATAAGTATATTATTACCTTATCTTTTCTTTTTTCTGCTGATGATAAGTTTGCTGGAAGCTTTGTTCTTATCACGTGTTTTGTATCCTTTGGCTGGCAAGCCGTTTCTGTTTCTTGGGTGTCCACCTGAAGCTCTACCTTCACCACCACCCATTGGGTGATCGACCGGGTTCATAGCTACCCCTCTTACGCGAGGTCTCTTACCAAGCCAGCGGTTTCTACCAGCTTTACCTAATTGGATGTTTTGGTGTTCTGAATTACCAACTACTCCAATGGTTGCCATTCCTTCTCCCAGTACCATGCGAGTTTCACCAGAAGGCAGGCGAAGGATCACATATTTCCCTTCTCTTGCAGTCAGCTGAGCATAGGTCCCTGCACTCCGAGCCATCGTTGCTCCCATACCTGGGCGAAGCTCTATACAATGGACAGATGTACCTAAAGGAATATTTTTCATTTTCATTGCATTCCCACGAGATGGCTCAACTTTATCACCAGAAACGATGACTTGTCCAACCTCCAGCTTATCTGGAGCAATGATGTATCTTTTTTCTCCGTCAGCGTAGAAAAGCAGTGCAATTCTAGCAGATCTGTTCGGATCGTATTCTATCGCCTTTACGGTTGCCGGTACTCCGAATTTTTCTCTTTTGAAGTCTACAACACGGTAGCGCTTCTTATGACCACCTCCGCGGTTACGCATGGTGATTCTACCCGCACGGTTTCTTCCTCCGAAGCTTT includes:
- the rpsS gene encoding 30S ribosomal protein S19, whose translation is MARSLKKGPFIDPKLERKVLKMNDSGNKRLIKTWARRSMISPDFVGHTIAVHNGKTHIPVFVTENMVGHKLGEFAPTRNFRGHAGNRKDKRR
- the rplB gene encoding 50S ribosomal protein L2 gives rise to the protein MGIRKLKPNTPGQRDMSISDFAEITKSTPEKSLTAPVKSFGGRNRAGRITMRNRGGGHKKRYRVVDFKREKFGVPATVKAIEYDPNRSARIALLFYADGEKRYIIAPDKLEVGQVIVSGDKVEPSRGNAMKMKNIPLGTSVHCIELRPGMGATMARSAGTYAQLTAREGKYVILRLPSGETRMVLGEGMATIGVVGNSEHQNIQLGKAGRNRWLGKRPRVRGVAMNPVDHPMGGGEGRASGGHPRNRNGLPAKGYKTRDKNKASSKLIISRKKKR